The following coding sequences lie in one Armatimonadota bacterium genomic window:
- a CDS encoding PEP-CTERM sorting domain-containing protein, giving the protein MELETMKKLSLVALGLLSASAFSQFQINELFVNPSGTDGGWEFMEIKGTPGASLAGMYFISMEGDIGGGAGSADVVVDLGATLGSLGSNGLAMIRWGDSVSPLEAETTLDTESTSSSGALENGSNSFLLTSGFAPVQGTDYDTDDDGVLDNGFGTIIDGVGWTDGGASDITYGLLNYTNGTVGTFTPDAFSRLPGDGVIVGDVNSGTGITDFDQTKVAFYSAYRGPHPDGTSRDEDWEDWANSGYATFPEDVKVLHQTPGGVNPVPEPATFAIIGIGLAGIVARRRR; this is encoded by the coding sequence ATGGAGCTTGAAACGATGAAAAAACTATCACTAGTAGCGCTTGGGCTTTTGTCCGCTTCTGCATTCTCACAGTTCCAGATCAACGAGCTGTTCGTCAACCCCTCGGGTACCGACGGCGGCTGGGAATTCATGGAAATCAAGGGAACCCCGGGGGCAAGCCTTGCCGGCATGTACTTTATTTCAATGGAAGGAGACATCGGAGGCGGAGCTGGGTCCGCCGACGTCGTCGTCGACCTCGGGGCAACCCTGGGGAGCCTCGGCTCCAACGGGCTGGCCATGATCCGATGGGGCGATAGCGTCAGCCCGCTCGAAGCCGAAACGACGCTCGACACCGAGTCGACGAGCAGCAGCGGCGCGCTGGAGAACGGCTCGAACTCATTCCTGCTGACCTCGGGCTTCGCGCCCGTGCAAGGCACCGACTACGATACCGATGATGACGGAGTTCTCGACAACGGCTTCGGAACCATCATCGATGGCGTGGGCTGGACCGATGGCGGCGCCAGTGACATCACCTACGGCCTGTTGAACTACACGAATGGCACCGTCGGTACCTTTACACCCGACGCCTTCTCGAGACTCCCTGGCGATGGCGTCATCGTCGGCGACGTCAACTCTGGGACTGGCATCACCGACTTCGACCAAACCAAGGTCGCATTCTACAGCGCCTACCGAGGACCTCATCCCGACGGCACGTCGCGAGACGAGGACTGGGAAGATTGGGCCAACAGCGGCTACGCCACGTTCCCCGAAGACGTAAAGGTCCTTCACCAAACGCCGGGTGGAGTCAATCCGGTGCCCGAACCAGCCACGTTCGCGATCATTGGAATCGGCCTCGCTGGCATCGTCGCCCGACGACGACGCTAA
- a CDS encoding sigma-70 family RNA polymerase sigma factor, producing MSSSATDPSERSAASTQDIERFEKMIEMSSKRAYRMAYELTRNASDAEDLVQETYLKAWKGFDSYAVDKPFLNWLLRIMQRAYLDSRRRANPIRKAESLQGIAQTLDGEIQELAIADPSPIASDEILFEEYRAQLGQSLSRIPEIYATAIRQCDLEGLSYHEIAEMQNTTIGTVRSRIHRGRKLLRGAILKGDYQFSPDQMKNR from the coding sequence ATGAGTTCAAGTGCGACTGACCCTAGTGAGCGCAGCGCGGCGTCAACTCAGGACATCGAAAGATTCGAAAAAATGATCGAGATGAGCTCCAAGCGAGCTTATCGCATGGCGTATGAACTGACGCGAAATGCGTCGGACGCCGAAGACCTGGTCCAAGAGACCTACCTTAAAGCGTGGAAGGGGTTCGACTCCTATGCAGTAGACAAGCCCTTCCTGAACTGGCTTCTGCGGATTATGCAGAGAGCCTATCTCGATTCGCGCCGACGGGCCAACCCGATCCGCAAAGCCGAGTCGCTACAAGGAATCGCCCAAACCCTCGATGGAGAGATTCAGGAATTGGCGATTGCCGACCCGTCGCCGATTGCGTCGGACGAAATTTTGTTTGAAGAGTATCGGGCTCAGCTTGGGCAATCGCTTTCGCGAATTCCCGAGATTTATGCCACGGCGATCCGACAGTGCGATCTGGAAGGGCTTTCCTACCACGAGATTGCGGAGATGCAGAATACGACGATCGGGACGGTGCGCTCGCGCATCCACCGCGGTCGGAAGCTGCTTCGGGGTGCAATCTTGAAAGGCGATTACCAGTTTTCGCCGGATCAGATGAAGAACCGGTAA
- a CDS encoding vancomycin resistance protein, with amino-acid sequence MSVATSAKIFLVRALRWPKCAWGWRSCSTARSNPFPIVLCERRTPLRRSATISNERLQCGKEVNVALAAGRIDGVTLAPGQSVSYHKLVGLPIKLRGFVEGLELRSGREAEGVGGGCCSVSNLLALLAIESGLDLVERHRHGLDLFPDHGRSVPFGCGATVFYPYADLKIRNPHDFPVRISLVIEDGNLKGQIQSPTDPSWRYQVVERDHHFSKEGDVWVRQNRICRQKVSPEGQILGEEEVLRNHGRCLYDPETQD; translated from the coding sequence ATGTCCGTCGCCACCTCCGCAAAAATCTTCCTGGTTCGCGCCTTGCGATGGCCAAAGTGTGCGTGGGGTTGGCGATCCTGTTCGACCGCCCGTTCCAACCCGTTCCCCATCGTCCTTTGCGAGCGCCGAACCCCTCTGCGTCGTTCGGCAACCATCTCCAATGAACGACTCCAGTGCGGCAAAGAGGTCAACGTCGCGCTCGCCGCGGGCCGCATCGACGGCGTCACCCTCGCCCCCGGCCAATCCGTTTCCTACCACAAGCTGGTCGGACTCCCGATCAAGCTAAGAGGCTTTGTGGAAGGGCTGGAACTGCGCTCGGGACGGGAAGCTGAAGGCGTCGGCGGTGGTTGCTGTTCGGTCTCGAATCTTCTCGCCCTGCTCGCCATCGAGAGTGGACTGGACCTTGTCGAGCGCCACCGTCACGGCCTCGACCTCTTTCCCGATCACGGCCGAAGTGTCCCGTTTGGATGCGGCGCGACCGTCTTCTACCCTTACGCCGACCTCAAAATTCGCAATCCGCACGATTTCCCCGTCCGCATTTCGCTCGTCATCGAGGACGGAAACTTGAAAGGTCAAATCCAGTCTCCCACGGACCCATCCTGGCGCTATCAGGTCGTCGAACGCGACCACCATTTTTCGAAAGAAGGCGATGTCTGGGTTCGTCAGAATCGAATCTGCCGCCAAAAGGTCTCACCCGAGGGCCAAATCCTCGGTGAAGAAGAAGTCCTCCGCAACCACGGGCGATGCCTCTACGATCCCGAAACTCAGGACTAA
- a CDS encoding RNase J family beta-CASP ribonuclease: MQSLIPSFGKRENDQRTHRAGWIRQPTGYPLRVSLVRVIALGGVGEIGKNCSLVQQDDDIVVIDCGLSFPNEEMLGIDIVVPDFTYLIENKDKVRGVFLTHAHEDHVGGLPYLLGEITCPVYCTEFTHALIRHKMDERLPHKKIEFRIVKPGEIIKAGKLTVEPIRVTHSIPENCSLAINTEHGYIIFTGDFKFDFTPIDGKLADLKRFGELGEEGVVLLLSDSTNVERPGWGPSERIVSDGLRKVFNEAPGRVLLTTFASNIHRMQQVYEVAKETGRKVAVVGRSMERNLDICQSLGYVRIPHGTSITLDEAKSLPPEEVAILTTGSQGEPLSALVQMSKGEYGRLQIQEGDTLIYSARPIPGNEGAIWRTINRLFLQGCRVIYDAPYPIHVSGHAYQEELKMMINLTRPFYIAPVHGEPRHQFLYSQIALDMGYPDHRIFTLEAGIPLQIDDSSASLGDAVPTGRVLVDNSGTPGVSEEVLRDRYNVANDGLIILSIAIDTTHGEIVGDPSLLSKGFHGPKGLLEDAHDLMIDALAALTPNEIKDLNRIKTDATAIVRKFMAKRGKLRPLIVASIIEV, translated from the coding sequence ATGCAATCCTTGATACCTTCATTCGGAAAGCGAGAGAACGACCAGCGGACCCATCGCGCAGGTTGGATTCGCCAACCAACCGGGTACCCTCTCCGGGTGAGTCTTGTTCGCGTTATCGCGTTAGGTGGCGTTGGGGAAATCGGAAAGAACTGTAGTCTCGTCCAGCAGGACGACGACATCGTCGTCATCGACTGCGGCCTGTCCTTTCCAAATGAGGAAATGCTGGGTATCGACATCGTCGTTCCCGACTTCACGTACCTCATCGAGAACAAAGACAAAGTCCGCGGCGTCTTCTTAACCCACGCCCACGAAGACCACGTAGGCGGCCTGCCGTACCTGCTCGGCGAGATCACCTGCCCGGTCTACTGCACCGAATTCACCCATGCCCTCATCCGCCACAAAATGGACGAGCGCCTGCCCCACAAGAAGATCGAATTCCGCATCGTGAAACCCGGCGAGATCATCAAGGCAGGCAAGCTGACCGTCGAGCCGATCCGCGTCACCCACTCGATCCCCGAGAACTGCTCGCTCGCCATCAATACCGAACACGGCTACATCATCTTTACGGGCGACTTCAAGTTCGATTTCACCCCCATTGACGGCAAGCTCGCTGACCTTAAGCGCTTCGGCGAACTCGGCGAGGAAGGCGTGGTCCTCCTCCTCTCCGACTCCACCAACGTCGAACGTCCAGGTTGGGGACCTAGCGAGCGCATCGTCTCCGACGGCCTCCGAAAGGTCTTCAACGAAGCCCCGGGCCGCGTGCTCCTCACCACCTTCGCCTCCAACATCCACCGCATGCAACAGGTGTACGAAGTCGCCAAGGAGACGGGACGAAAGGTCGCCGTCGTCGGCCGGTCGATGGAGCGCAACCTCGACATCTGCCAAAGCCTCGGCTACGTCCGAATTCCGCATGGAACCTCGATCACCCTCGACGAAGCCAAAAGCCTTCCGCCCGAAGAGGTCGCCATTCTCACGACTGGCTCCCAAGGCGAGCCGCTCAGCGCCCTCGTGCAGATGAGCAAGGGCGAATACGGTCGACTTCAGATTCAAGAAGGGGACACCCTCATCTATTCGGCGCGCCCCATTCCCGGCAACGAGGGTGCCATCTGGCGAACCATCAACCGCCTCTTCCTCCAAGGTTGCCGCGTCATCTACGACGCCCCGTATCCCATCCACGTCAGCGGCCACGCCTACCAAGAGGAGTTGAAGATGATGATCAACCTCACCCGGCCGTTCTACATCGCGCCGGTCCACGGAGAACCCCGCCACCAGTTCCTCTACAGCCAAATCGCACTGGACATGGGCTACCCGGATCACCGAATCTTCACACTGGAAGCTGGCATTCCGCTTCAAATCGACGATAGTTCCGCCTCACTTGGCGATGCCGTACCCACCGGGCGCGTCCTCGTCGATAACAGCGGCACCCCCGGCGTCTCGGAAGAAGTCCTGCGCGACCGCTACAACGTCGCCAACGATGGCCTCATCATCCTCTCCATCGCCATCGACACCACCCACGGCGAGATCGTCGGTGACCCTAGCCTACTCTCGAAGGGCTTCCACGGTCCCAAGGGCCTGCTGGAAGACGCCCATGACCTCATGATCGATGCCCTCGCCGCTCTCACGCCGAACGAAATCAAGGACCTCAACCGCATCAAAACCGATGCCACCGCCATCGTCCGCAAATTCATGGCGAAACGAGGCAAGTTAAGGCCGCTGATCGTCGCTTCGATCATCGAAGTTTAA
- a CDS encoding ATP-binding cassette domain-containing protein — protein sequence MPKPVVQVHGLSKRYAMGDQVVHALRNVDLTINEGEFVAIMGPSGSGKSTFMNLIGCLDRPTGGEIELDGKPVARMNDNQLAEIRNQYIGFVFQNFNLLPRTSAQKNVELPLMYAGVKDRGARAKEALERVGLGQRLDHKPSELSGGQQQRVAIARAIVTNPVMILGDEPTGNLDSRTSEEIMAVFQDLNAQGKTVIIVTHEEDVAHHCNRIIRFRDGRVLKDEVIENPTNAHEALKRLPDPNAVEEEPAAV from the coding sequence ATGCCCAAGCCGGTTGTTCAGGTTCATGGCCTCAGCAAGCGCTACGCCATGGGCGATCAGGTCGTCCACGCCCTGCGCAACGTTGACCTCACCATCAACGAAGGCGAGTTCGTCGCCATTATGGGCCCGTCCGGCTCCGGCAAATCCACCTTCATGAACCTCATCGGATGCCTCGACCGGCCGACCGGTGGCGAAATCGAACTCGACGGCAAGCCCGTCGCGCGCATGAACGACAATCAGCTTGCCGAAATCCGCAACCAGTACATCGGCTTCGTCTTTCAGAACTTCAATCTCCTCCCGCGAACCTCAGCCCAGAAAAATGTCGAACTACCGCTGATGTACGCCGGAGTCAAAGACCGCGGAGCCCGGGCAAAAGAGGCCCTCGAACGCGTCGGCCTCGGTCAGCGTCTTGACCACAAACCCAGCGAACTCTCGGGCGGTCAGCAACAACGCGTGGCCATCGCCCGCGCTATCGTCACGAATCCCGTCATGATCCTCGGCGATGAGCCGACCGGTAACCTCGACTCCCGCACATCGGAGGAGATCATGGCCGTCTTCCAAGACCTCAACGCACAGGGCAAAACTGTTATCATCGTCACGCACGAAGAAGACGTCGCCCACCACTGTAACCGTATCATCCGCTTCCGCGACGGACGCGTCCTGAAGGACGAGGTCATCGAAAACCCGACCAACGCGCACGAAGCCCTCAAGCGGCTTCCCGACCCCAACGCCGTCGAAGAAGAGCCCGCCGCCGTTTAA
- a CDS encoding PEP-CTERM sorting domain-containing protein — MRQFFLPSAGIPTRSSGVRLVLELGKMNKLILVPLGVLATATAFGQGFFPYDSLVVARVNGTTSAANSVDLVGFNFDGTSNSKVFGLGSGFTLSGSATSEGQMNASLNYLALGGYSATVGTASVASTTTARRVAVYDNFANGGLGGVNYVDLQAGVYSANNIRSAYTTDGTTVLTGGTATSPNGGWRTTTAGTSTELGTTQNVRVIKEVGGTTYGSTGSASGNAGIGIYSVTPGAETLVQLTGGTGTGTASPYDFEFYNENSTDYTLVADDRSTANGGGLQVYKNGSLFRTIALPSTTSALRSIAVRSWNNNGVQETTVFGIANANKLVGFTFDNGTLETTSNSFAELATADTGTVFRSIEIVPEPASLAIVGIGLVGLASRRRRRN, encoded by the coding sequence ATGAGACAATTTTTTCTACCGAGCGCGGGGATTCCAACTAGGAGTTCCGGGGTTCGGCTTGTCTTGGAGCTTGGAAAAATGAACAAATTGATTCTTGTGCCGCTTGGGGTCTTGGCGACCGCAACGGCTTTTGGACAGGGATTCTTCCCCTACGACTCTCTTGTGGTTGCCAGAGTTAACGGGACCACCAGTGCGGCCAACTCGGTCGATTTGGTTGGTTTTAATTTCGACGGAACTTCGAATTCTAAGGTTTTCGGACTCGGAAGCGGCTTTACCCTCTCGGGATCGGCTACCTCTGAAGGTCAAATGAACGCTTCGCTGAACTATCTTGCCCTTGGTGGTTACAGCGCCACTGTCGGCACTGCCAGCGTCGCATCGACGACGACCGCTCGACGCGTCGCCGTTTACGACAACTTTGCCAATGGCGGCCTCGGCGGCGTCAACTACGTCGACCTCCAGGCGGGCGTCTATTCCGCTAACAACATTCGCTCCGCCTACACAACCGACGGCACGACCGTTCTGACCGGTGGAACTGCTACGTCGCCGAATGGCGGTTGGAGAACCACAACGGCTGGCACCTCCACCGAATTGGGTACCACGCAGAACGTCCGAGTGATTAAGGAAGTCGGCGGTACGACCTACGGTTCGACCGGCTCTGCTTCGGGCAACGCTGGTATCGGCATCTACAGCGTGACACCCGGCGCCGAAACCCTCGTCCAGTTGACTGGTGGCACCGGAACTGGAACGGCTAGCCCGTACGACTTCGAGTTCTATAACGAGAACTCAACGGACTATACGCTTGTGGCCGATGATCGATCGACGGCAAACGGCGGCGGACTTCAGGTCTACAAGAACGGTTCGCTGTTCCGAACGATCGCTCTTCCTTCGACAACGTCTGCCCTGCGAAGCATTGCTGTTCGATCGTGGAACAACAACGGCGTTCAGGAGACGACCGTGTTCGGTATCGCTAACGCGAACAAGCTGGTTGGATTCACCTTCGATAACGGTACGCTGGAAACGACCTCGAACTCGTTCGCTGAACTCGCGACCGCCGACACCGGTACGGTCTTCCGCAGCATCGAAATCGTCCCTGAACCGGCATCGCTCGCCATTGTTGGCATCGGCCTAGTGGGCCTCGCGTCTCGCCGACGACGCAGAAACTAA
- a CDS encoding four helix bundle protein yields MVWQKARDVCYDLHDATRTFPEDERYGMVAQIRRSAVSVPTNIAEGHGRSSKPDFVRFLYISLGSVRELETLVEMSGHFGYLENSDALLERLQEVAKMLTALIKSQSPES; encoded by the coding sequence ATGGTTTGGCAGAAAGCCAGAGATGTCTGCTATGACCTTCACGACGCCACAAGGACGTTCCCTGAGGACGAGCGGTACGGAATGGTCGCTCAAATTCGAAGGTCGGCAGTATCTGTGCCAACAAACATCGCTGAAGGGCATGGCCGAAGCTCAAAGCCTGACTTCGTGCGCTTTCTCTACATCTCGTTAGGTTCCGTCCGAGAACTTGAAACTCTGGTTGAGATGTCCGGTCACTTCGGCTATCTTGAGAACAGTGATGCGCTCTTGGAGCGACTTCAAGAGGTGGCGAAGATGCTAACCGCCCTGATCAAGTCCCAGTCTCCTGAATCCTGA
- a CDS encoding NTP transferase domain-containing protein, producing the protein MKGLILAAGKGSRLYPITYLIPKPLLPLANRITLDYAFEKLREIGVTDIGVVVGENEEAMKQALGDGSHFGMSLTYIRQPEPKGLAHAVSFAKDFINGDPFVLYLGDAMYSDGFVALKQRFVESGCANLNLVKPVEDPSRFGVANVEGDRIVKLVEKPKNPESNLAMAGLYFFGPEIWEIFPKLQPSARGEYEITDAIQMLIDEGKLVLAGVYEGAWFDTGTLDSFLETSAFLIDGRDRIAASSAVEGKVKDKVVVGEAAHVECESIEDSVILPSAVVKVKGKIKHCILAGPVESDGDLTDKILHGDWKG; encoded by the coding sequence ATGAAAGGCCTCATCCTCGCAGCCGGCAAGGGCAGTCGGCTCTACCCGATCACCTACCTCATTCCAAAGCCTCTCCTTCCGTTGGCGAACCGAATCACCCTCGATTACGCCTTCGAAAAGCTCCGTGAGATCGGCGTGACGGACATCGGTGTCGTAGTTGGTGAAAACGAAGAAGCGATGAAGCAGGCTCTGGGCGATGGCTCGCACTTCGGCATGTCCCTCACCTACATCCGCCAACCTGAGCCGAAGGGCCTAGCCCACGCCGTCAGTTTCGCGAAGGATTTCATTAACGGCGACCCGTTTGTGCTCTATCTGGGCGACGCCATGTACAGCGATGGCTTCGTCGCCCTCAAACAGCGGTTCGTCGAAAGCGGATGCGCCAACCTGAACCTCGTCAAGCCGGTCGAAGACCCGTCCCGCTTCGGCGTGGCCAACGTCGAGGGCGACCGTATCGTCAAGCTCGTCGAAAAACCAAAGAACCCGGAATCCAACCTCGCCATGGCCGGGCTCTACTTCTTCGGACCTGAAATCTGGGAGATCTTCCCCAAGCTCCAGCCGTCCGCCCGCGGCGAATATGAGATCACCGACGCCATCCAAATGCTCATCGACGAAGGCAAGCTCGTCCTTGCTGGCGTATACGAAGGTGCGTGGTTCGATACCGGCACCCTCGACTCCTTCCTCGAAACCAGCGCCTTCCTCATCGACGGTCGAGACCGAATCGCGGCCTCTTCTGCCGTCGAAGGCAAGGTCAAAGACAAGGTCGTGGTCGGAGAAGCGGCCCACGTCGAGTGCGAGTCGATCGAGGACTCGGTCATCCTGCCAAGCGCCGTCGTCAAGGTCAAAGGCAAGATCAAGCACTGCATTCTCGCCGGTCCGGTCGAATCCGATGGCGATCTCACCGATAAGATCCTTCACGGCGACTGGAAGGGCTAA
- a CDS encoding adenylosuccinate synthase yields MPTLVIVGAQWGDEAKGKLVDVLGSQASLVVRFAGGNNAGHTVIANGKEFKFHLIPAGILHKGTKALVGSGMVVCPKGLLEEWDRTNAQQSDLGELIISSAAHVVFPYHRMLDSLEEEARGHNKIGTTSRGIGPAYQDKVARIGIRMGEFVDPNRFPERLKEVLEVKNRYLSLFGKDPIGYDDLLAEYSAYAERLRPFVRDTEALVAEAVEAGEKVLLEGAQGTFLDLDSGTYPYVTSSHPVAGGACLGTGIGPRHIDAVLGVCKTYTTRVGSGPFPTELTDELGDHIRTIGKEFGTTTGRGRRIGWLDLVALRHSCRLNSLSGLVVTRLDILSDFETIKVAVKYKLEGQEIDYLPGDVEVLAKIEPVYHELPGWKGDLRSARTVEDLPKEARAYLDFMAEYTKTPVAIISVGPDREETIIANRNLIWGE; encoded by the coding sequence ATGCCAACACTCGTGATCGTGGGCGCCCAGTGGGGCGACGAAGCCAAAGGGAAACTCGTAGACGTTCTGGGGAGCCAAGCTAGCTTGGTGGTCCGCTTTGCTGGCGGAAATAATGCCGGGCACACCGTCATCGCCAACGGAAAAGAATTCAAATTCCACCTCATTCCCGCCGGAATCTTGCATAAGGGCACCAAAGCCCTCGTCGGATCGGGCATGGTGGTCTGCCCCAAGGGTTTGTTGGAAGAGTGGGACCGCACCAATGCCCAGCAGTCCGACCTCGGCGAGCTGATCATCTCCAGCGCCGCCCACGTCGTCTTTCCCTACCATCGCATGCTCGACTCGCTGGAAGAGGAAGCTCGCGGCCACAACAAGATCGGCACCACTAGCCGAGGCATCGGCCCCGCTTACCAAGACAAGGTTGCCCGCATCGGCATCCGCATGGGCGAGTTCGTCGATCCCAACCGATTCCCCGAGCGACTGAAGGAAGTCCTCGAAGTTAAGAACCGCTACCTATCGCTCTTCGGCAAGGATCCGATTGGTTACGACGACCTCCTCGCCGAATATTCCGCCTACGCGGAACGGCTCCGACCTTTCGTGCGCGACACCGAAGCCCTCGTAGCCGAAGCTGTCGAAGCCGGCGAAAAGGTCCTTCTCGAAGGCGCGCAAGGCACGTTTCTCGACCTCGACTCGGGCACCTATCCGTATGTGACGTCTTCGCACCCCGTCGCTGGCGGCGCCTGCCTCGGCACCGGCATCGGCCCGCGTCACATCGACGCCGTCCTCGGAGTCTGCAAGACCTACACCACCCGCGTCGGAAGCGGCCCGTTCCCGACCGAACTCACCGACGAACTCGGCGACCACATTCGCACCATCGGCAAGGAGTTCGGCACTACGACTGGCCGCGGACGCCGCATCGGATGGCTCGACCTCGTCGCCTTGCGCCACTCGTGCCGACTAAACTCGCTCAGCGGGCTCGTCGTTACACGGTTGGACATTCTCAGCGATTTTGAAACGATTAAGGTGGCGGTCAAGTACAAACTTGAAGGTCAGGAAATCGACTACCTCCCCGGAGACGTCGAGGTTTTGGCTAAAATCGAGCCGGTCTACCACGAACTGCCGGGTTGGAAGGGCGACCTTCGATCCGCGCGCACCGTCGAAGACCTGCCCAAAGAGGCCCGTGCCTACCTGGATTTCATGGCCGAGTACACCAAAACTCCGGTCGCGATCATATCGGTGGGACCGGATCGGGAAGAGACGATTATCGCTAATAGAAATCTAATTTGGGGAGAATAG
- a CDS encoding ROK family protein has protein sequence MLQNLLAMLQDCPLIVSAQASEGAAVDDPETLFRLAKTSVDQGVQVVRLQGAENIRHIKDRIGVPVIGLIKKSFPGSDVYITPTAQEVRRLIALGCQIIALDATPRPRPDGSSLDHLVGLIQDAGCLAMADCDSPEAVDYAFECDVDLVGTTLAGYTGARPMTDGPDFDLVRYACGKTAKGRRKAIIAEGRYSQRWQVEAALNIGAHGVVVGGAINDPLKQTRAMMPTGRAHERVLAVDLGGTWIRYGLFEDGRLVEAEKVERSAGRDERVAAIRQRAKELKVQRIGVGTGGTVDPKTGEVWEAKEIIPDHTGTVLSFDTLGVPTVALNDGLATSWGHACHPDLAGKRVATLALGTGVGAGFVAEGKIFCGPRGEYLRVNDLYLPDGSTVEEVLGGAALTDQPSDEQKVKAVSAFRYAVKYLRSAYFPDAIVVCGGVGLSDWLRAEVETCGCLPSPNGENAGLIGAYHAAYYR, from the coding sequence GTGCTTCAGAATCTGCTCGCTATGCTTCAAGACTGCCCGTTGATCGTGTCGGCGCAGGCGAGCGAGGGGGCGGCAGTGGACGACCCGGAGACGTTGTTCCGGCTGGCCAAGACCTCGGTGGACCAGGGTGTGCAGGTGGTGCGCCTGCAGGGTGCCGAAAACATTCGGCATATCAAGGACCGGATCGGGGTTCCGGTGATCGGGTTGATCAAGAAGAGCTTTCCAGGTTCGGATGTCTATATCACGCCGACGGCGCAGGAAGTTCGGCGGCTGATCGCGCTGGGTTGCCAGATCATCGCGCTAGATGCCACTCCGCGGCCGCGGCCGGATGGATCGAGCTTGGATCATCTGGTGGGCTTGATCCAGGACGCCGGGTGCCTGGCGATGGCGGATTGTGACTCGCCCGAGGCGGTCGACTACGCGTTTGAGTGCGATGTGGACTTGGTGGGGACGACGCTGGCAGGCTACACCGGCGCGAGGCCGATGACCGACGGGCCGGACTTTGACCTCGTGCGCTATGCCTGCGGAAAAACGGCGAAGGGGCGGCGCAAGGCGATCATCGCTGAGGGACGATATTCACAGCGATGGCAGGTCGAAGCGGCGCTGAACATCGGCGCGCATGGCGTGGTGGTGGGCGGCGCGATCAACGATCCATTGAAGCAGACTCGGGCTATGATGCCGACTGGTCGAGCCCATGAGCGCGTGTTGGCGGTCGATTTGGGAGGGACCTGGATCCGGTATGGGCTGTTTGAGGACGGGCGACTGGTCGAAGCTGAAAAGGTGGAGCGTTCAGCGGGGCGTGACGAGCGGGTTGCAGCAATTCGACAGCGGGCGAAGGAATTGAAAGTTCAGCGGATCGGCGTCGGGACGGGCGGAACCGTCGATCCTAAGACGGGCGAAGTGTGGGAGGCGAAGGAGATCATCCCCGACCATACGGGAACGGTTTTGTCTTTTGACACTTTGGGGGTGCCGACGGTCGCGCTAAACGACGGATTGGCGACATCGTGGGGGCACGCTTGCCACCCAGACTTGGCGGGCAAACGGGTTGCGACTCTCGCTTTGGGGACTGGCGTAGGGGCTGGATTCGTGGCGGAAGGAAAGATTTTCTGCGGCCCTCGGGGTGAGTACCTTCGGGTGAACGATTTGTATTTACCGGACGGATCGACGGTGGAAGAGGTTTTGGGCGGAGCGGCATTGACGGATCAACCGAGCGACGAGCAGAAAGTTAAGGCCGTATCGGCGTTTCGATACGCGGTGAAGTACCTGCGGTCCGCCTATTTTCCTGATGCGATCGTGGTTTGCGGTGGCGTTGGTTTATCCGACTGGCTTCGAGCTGAGGTCGAAACCTGCGGGTGCTTGCCCTCGCCAAACGGCGAGAATGCGGGTTTGATCGGGGCGTACCACGCGGCTTATTACCGTTAG